AAatagtaccttcaggcatttagaaattgctcccaaggatgaaccagacttgtggaggtctacaatttttttctgaggtcttggctgatttcttttgattttcccatgatgtcaagcagaggcactgagtttgaaggtaggccttgaaatacatccacagttacaccttcaattgactcaaatgatgtcaattagcctaccagaagcttctaaagccatgacatcattttctggaattttccaaaatgtttaaaggcacagtcaatttagtgtatgtaaacttctgatccactggaattgtgatacagtgaattataagtgaaataatctgtctgtaaacaattgttggaaaatctacttgtgtcgtgcacaaagtagatgtcataaccgacttgccaaaactataggttgttaacaagaaatttgtggagtggtggaaaaacgagttttaatgactccaaactaagtgtatgtaaacttccgacttcaactgtatacacgaacctctactctactgctttTGCCACTACGCAAATGCAATGATATGCATGTATTACTTTACTGTACGGCACCTCCCGTTTTACAACTTAAGCACTGATCAAATATATTTATTCAAACAACCTTTATGTTCAGTCAGTTCATTTGATGTCTATAAATGATGTATTTGAAGAGTGCAGTagactacatttacatttgagtcatttagcagacgcccttatccagagcgacgtacagttagtgcattcatcttaagatacacTACCTTCTGAAAGTGTTCACACTCCTTGagtttctccacattttgttttgttacagcctgaatttaaaatggattcaattgagatttgtttcactggcctacacacaataccctctaATGTTAATGTGGAATTAAGTTTttcttaattaattaatttaaaaaatgaacatCTGGAAtgccttgagtcaataagtattcaacccctttgtaaaaagaaggaaacctgtacagaataaaaatattccaaaacatgcattctgtttgcaacaaggcactaaagtaatactgcaaaaaaatttggcaaagcaattcactttttttcataaatacaaagtgttatgtttggggtgaaacccaatacaacacattactaagtaccacttttcatatttccaagcatagtggtggctgggTATATATTTTATATGTTTTACATCATTTCATTTTGGTGAGACTGAGAAGTAAATGAGCTCTCAGAGAGGAACTATTTCTTTCAACATAATTGAGGTTTGTTTGAATAGAGGTCTAGGGTCTAGGCTTGTTGTGCTGATGCTGTGTCACCTACACCACACTACCCGGAGTGGCGCCTGAGAAGCACAACACTCAGGCCTCTGGGGAGTTTGCAGGGTGCGTGTGAGGTTCCACAAAAGAGAAGTTTCAAAACAGCTCAACAgcttgtggacaccaaggaactttaaccggtgcccccgcacattgactctgtaccggcaccccctgtatatagcctccacattgacgctgtaccggcaccccctgtatatagcctcgctactgttactttactgctgctttttaattatttttaacttttattttttatcacttatctattttttttacttaacacttatttttcttaaaactgcattgttggttaagggcttgtaagtaagcatttcactgtaagatctaaaCCTGTTGTAATCggcgaatgtgacaaatacaatgtgatttgatttgatgtttgtaatcgttaaggactggggagtttttcaggatacaaaatacatggaatggagctaagcccAGGCAACATCCCAGAGCTAATCATTAAAGTCAAAGCTAGTAGGGGAAAGTGAAGTGTTAGTTCACGACAGGCATTTTGGGGGGGCGGAGGGGGGgcgctgtgggattatttaagatactctttgaagaggtatggtttcagatgttttcagaagatgggcagggactctgctgtcctaacttcatgaagaagatgggcagggactctgctgtcctaacttcaggaagaagatgggcagggactctgctgtcctaacttcaggaagaagatgggcagggactctgctgtcctaacttcaggaagaagatgggcagggactctgctgtcctaacttcatgaagaagatgggcagggactctgctgtcctaacttcaggaagaagatggacagggactctgctgtcctaacttcatgaagaagatgggcagggactctgctgtcctaacttcaggaagaagatgggcagggactcagcTGTCCTAACTTCAGgaagaagatgggcagggactctgctgtcctaacttCAAGGAGAAGCTGGTTCTACTATTGTGCTGCCAGGATAGAGAAGTGCTTTGACTGGGTTGAGACTATTTTGTTTCTGATAGGCTTTATCAAGCCCTAAAAGTCACCACTTGAGGGTGTCAGAGGCACAGAAACAGATACCATTAGGCTATGTGCAGAAATACCAGACTGTGGGGCAATAGAGTCATTATGATGTTTAGTTGGTGAACAAGAGACCATTAGTCAAGTTGCCAGTAGACAGTAGTGATGCGGGAAATAATCCACACAGTTACATAtcaggatattatttttgacaataTATCGTATCATTTTGACATTTTGACAATATTATTTTTGctgtagttggctgtacctgctccaaaactccagtatgtttccttcatagcttgttctccatcttctttttaaacagGGAGACAATtggttttcagcacttttatttcatgactgatcaaaacttgtcTTCTCATGGCTCTTTTgaatttttatttgacctttatttaactaggcaagccagttcagaacaaattcttattaatgAGGAGTTTATTTATAGAGTGTGACTATCTTTCTTTGTTTTTATAGCTTACAGTTTATTTGCAGTTActcagcacctctacactaaatcatTTCTCTGGGTGTTCGCACCAAAGTTATCGTGATAATATCTTATCGTGACATCACTGGCGATTCCCAGCCTTAGTGGACAGTAGAATAACTTTgttttattctattctgttctattctattattaTAATGTCCATGCTGATGGTTTTTCATACATTATGTGAAGCCCTAACAGAGAATGATAATGATATCCATTTTACTAATGCATTTTCATAATGCACTTATTTGATGACGATCTCTCCCACTTTTCAGATAACTAATGTAGGTTGGGAATAATGTAGGTTAGGACACTCATGACGTCAATGCTTGTCGTTGGAAAATATTAATATAACTTTTTGCCCTCCTGTGACATGAACGTAAATAACCTCACGCGGTGTGGAACTGACCTTGGTTtacccatagaaatataatccattCTATTTATGTGGGTTTGCCTTGGTGGTTTACAAACGTTAAGAAAATACCGCGTGATTGCGCTCATAAACTGAACCCTTCGGCTTTCCATAGTGGTACTCCCCTAGACTTACAAACCAATCAAAAAAATTGAGTTTCTTTTCCCCTAATACGTTTCAGAAAATTTAACCCGTGATGTTCCCACTCGCAAGAAGGCAGCAGTTGATGCTTGACTCTGTTTTTCTTTAGGTTGTGCTGTTGCGCACATATTTAACAGACGTGCGTCTGGTCGTTTTGGTCTTTACTCATGGACAACATGAATCATTAATTTCGCTGAACGTCTAAATGTCAATCTAAAGGAGCCCGCAGGAGGTGAGGCGGATTCCTCTGGTCGCCCTCCCAAAATTATGGCGTCCGGATATGGGTACGAATCGCGGACCATAGGCAAAGATGATGTGAACTACAGGATGCATTTCCGTATGATCAACGAGCAGCAAGTGGAggacattacactggactttTTCTATAAGCCGCACACAATAACACTGTTAACATGCACAGTGCTCAGCTTGATGTATTTCGCATTTACAAGGTAAGTAGAGTGGCTAGCCAGTTAACTACCGgtagttaacattagctagctatatgCTAACGATATTGACTGGGCCAACTGCCAGAGCAGCTAAGTGTTTGTTTATGCAGTCAAAAAGTAATTAAGTTCGCTAGTATTTCCGACAATTGACATGAGTAACTAAGGTCTTTCGATGAAGTAGTTAGCTAGCTTAAGTTCTCTGGTGCGGGACTGACCAtctggctcctctctctcgctctcgtctcGAATGAAGGGGCATGTTTAATTTGTTTGGTTACGATGTAGTAAGTGGGCTGTTTATTTGTAGCTACATTGTGGCAACGTGCCACGTTTGTACCTTTTCTATACGGTGGGGAAGGATCTCCCTTCCTGTTTTTTGGTGGTCCATTTTTATCTGCAAGATGCATCTAGCCATTTCTTACATCATGGGTGTATTCAGTTCTATTGAACATTTGCTACGTTGCGGAACCGTTTGCATTGAACGTTCTTGAACAGTCTTTGAGGTACTTTTGCGCCGTTTGTTGGGTGTGGCGGGCTGTGGTTGAAGCAATGAGTTACGTATTTAAAGGAACGCGGTGCATTTTGAACTCACAACCCAACCCCTCCCGTTTTTCAACTGGTCGTTCGTACAGCACCGTTTCCACTACGTTTTTGCGTACTGAACGCAGCCCATGATGCACAGCTTGTCTGTGTCCAAATGCATCCTATTCCATATAGAGGCCTAGTCAAAAGTATTTCACTATGTGGAatgggatgccatttgggacaaatcccTTATCTGCTGCTCTCATCAAGAGTGGTTTATCCTCAATAACCAAATGGAATGGGGGGTGTCAGGAGTAGGTCAATCGGCACTGATGCGTGAATTATAATATCATTTCAGCCCTctcactgatctttaataagtATGATTGAAGGAGAGCACAGTACAGCAGGCTATGTGGGGACAGAGGTGGGAATAGAATGTGGGTTTCAAACCCACCTGTCCAATCAGTGCATCAGTTTTATAACTATTTTCATCTCACTGACTCTGAAATGTCTTAATGCTGGTTTTGGTTTGTGTTAATAATCCTTGCCTTTTTGTTATGTTAGGGATGAGTCAAACGAAGACGCTAACTTGTGGGTGGGCCTCATCCTGGTCATCTCCTTCTTCCTGGTCATCAGTGTTCTGGCCTTCCCTAACGGTAAGGACAAGGTTGTCCAAGCTGCTTCTGAcatcaaatggcacccttttccctatatagtgcactactttagacctgggctctggtcaaaagtagtgcactatatagggaatagggtgctagtGTAAGCTAGCTagtgcgcgctagtagcgtttgaaacggtgatgtcactcgctctgagatcttgaagtagttgtttcccttactctgcaagggccgtggcttttgtggagggatgggtaacgatgcttcgttaCCCAACAAATGACTGTTGTCtgtgttcagagggtccctggttcaatcccaggttggggtgaggagagggacggaagtaaCTCTGTTACACCAGGTCCTGGTAATAAAGTTGTGCTGGTGCAACAATAATATGTTGAGATAAAACGTTGTATGTGTCAGACATCTCTACATGTCATTGTACCAGCCCTGTAACTCTTAAGTGTAGATGAAGTTGTTGATTCAATATTTTTTGACATCTCTCTAGGACCATTTACCAGACCACATCCGGCGATATGGCGAATAGTTTTCGGTGAGTTACATTAAGGGACAAATATAACAATCCCTTTTTTTGTATAGGCCTAGTTACCATTCCAGTTTACTTTGAATGAGCTTAACCATGAATTATCCACCCAATTCAGGAGAGTTGgtactctctaggtttctttatAGGTTCCTTCCTTCTAGGGAGTGTTTCctggccactgtgcttctgcTTCGGTTGCTCTTTTGGGTTTAGGCCTACTTTCTGACAAATGTTGATGTAAAAAGTTGCTGAAACTAGTTCTGCCCTGATTGAATGAGATTCTGCCTAATCTGTTATTGCTTTGTTATCGTCAGGCGTGAGTGTGCTGTACTTCCTGTTCCTGGTGATCTGACATCTCCCTGTTATGGTCTGGTCAGGTCTGAGTGTGCTGTACTTCCTGTTCCTGGTGATCTGACATCTCCCTGTTATGGTCTGGTCAGGTCTGAGTGTGCTGTACTTCCTGTTCCTGGTGATCTGACATCTCCCTGTTATGGTCTGGTCAGGTCTGAGTGTGCTGTACTTCCTGTTCCTGGTGATCTGACATCTCCCTGTTATGGTCTGGTCAGGTCTGAGTGTGCTGTACTTCCTGTTCCTGGTGATCTGACATCTCCCTGTTATGGTCTGGTCAGGTCTGAGTGTGCTGTACTTCCTGTTCCTGGTGATCTGACATCTCCCTGTTATGGTCTGGTCAGGTCTGAGTGTGCTGTACTTCCTGTTCCTGGTGATCTGACATCTCCCTGTTATGGTCTGGTCAGGTCTGAGTGTGCTGTACTTCCTGTTCCTGGTGATCTGACATCTCCCTGTTATGGTCTGGTCAGGTCTGAGTGTGCTGTACTTCCTGTTCCTGGTGATCTGACATCTCCCTGTTATGGTCTGGTCAGGTCTGAGTGTGCTGTACTTCCTGTTCCTGGTGATCTGACATCTCCCTGTTATGGTCTGGTCAGGTCTGAGTGTGCTGTACTTCCTGTTCCTGGTGTTCATCATCTTCCTAAACTGGGAGCAGGTGAAGAACGTCATGTACTGGCTGGACCCCAACCTGCGctacgccacccgggaggctgacATCATGGTGAGTAAGCAGCAGCCTTGCTCTCCTATCAGTCTCTGTGGGTGCATCCCAACTCACCCggttccctatagagtgcactacttttcactagagccgtggtcaaaagtagtgcactataataggggaatagagtgccatttgggacgcacccttTCTTTACTATCAGTTTGATCTCTTAGGTATCAGTCTCTTTGTTAGCACATTGACCTCGGCTACCTCCCGTTCTCCACCTGAGGTGCACACGTCATGCCGTTTAACAATTGTGAAATTCCCTCCAGCTAATAATtagaccaatccaatgcttttaatcCATGATGGGAAGTGTGCAAGTCCACACTTTGGGGAAAAGGGTGGAGAAACAGGATACAGCCCTCTTCTAGCACCAACACTCACTTCCTCATGCTCTTGTTCTgattgactgttgttgatgtcgTCTCTGGCTGCTGTGCTCTGCTTGTAGGAGTATGCAGTGAACTGTCACGTGATCACCTGGGAGCGAATCCTGAGCCACTTTGACATATTTGCCTTCAGCCACTTCTGGGGCTGGGGCATGAAGGCCCTGCTCATCCGCAGCTACGGCCTCTGTTGGACCATCAGCATCACCTGGGAGCTCACTGAGGTACACACACCCCAAAgcacgaacacacacaaacaccaaatGTCAGAACATTTGGTTAGGAGAGTGTCAGAGAAGGAGTTTAAGAGAGGTATAAATGAttactcttcctctccctcttttccccctcatcctctcctcagCTGTTCTTCATGCACCTGCTGCCTAACTTTGCTGAGTGCTGGTGGGACCAGCTGATcctggacatcctgttgtgtaATGGAGGAGGCATCTGGatgggtatgactgtctgtcgcTTCCTGGAGATGAGGACCTACCACTGGGCCTCCATCAAGTAGGTACCCATAACCCTACCACTGGGCCTCCATCAAGTAGGTACCCATAACCCTACCACTGGGCCTCCATCAAGTAGGTACCCATAACCCTACCACTGGGCCTCCAAGTAGGTACCCATAACCCTACCACTGGGCCTCCATCAAGTAGGTACCCATAACCCTACCACTGGGCCTCCATCAAGTAGGTACCCATAACCCTACCACTGAGCCTCCATCAAGTAGGTACCCATAACCCTACCACTGGGCCTCCAAGTAGGTACCCATAACCCTACCACTGGGCCTCCATTAAGTAGTTACCCATAACCCTACCACTGGGCCTCCATTAAGTAGTTACCCATAACCCCTACCACTGGGCCTCCATCAAGTAGGTACACATAACCCTACCACTGGGCCTCCATCAAGTAGGTACCCATAACCCTACCACTGGGCCTCCATCAAGCAGGTACCCATAACCCTACCACTGGGCCTCCAAGCAGGTACCCATAACCCTACCACTGGGCCTCCATCAAGTAGGTACACATAACCCTACCACTGGGCCCCCATCAAGTAGGTACACATAACCCTACCACTGGGCCTCCATCAAGTAGTTACCCATAACCCTACCACTGGGCCTCCATCAAGCAGGTACACATAACCCTACCACTGGGCCTCCATCAAGTAGGTACACATAACCCTACCACTGGGCCTCCATCAAGTAGGTACACATAACCCTACCACTGGGCCTCCATCAAGTAGGTACACATAACCCTACCACTGGGCCTCCATCAAGCAGGTACACATAACCCTACCACTGGGCCTCCAAGTAGGTACACATAACCCTACCACTGAGCCTCCATCAAGTAGGTACCCATAACCCTACCACTGGGCCTCCATCAAGTAGGTACCCATAACCCTACCACTGGGCCTCCATCAAGTAGGTACACATAACCCTACCACTGGGCCTCCATCAAGTAGGTACACATAACCCTACCACTGGGCCTCCATCAAGTAGGTACACATAACCCTACCACTGGGCCTCCATCAAGTAGGTACACATAACCCTACCACTGGGCCTCCATCAAGTAGGTACACATAACCCTACCACTGGGCCTCCAAGTAGGTACCCATAACCCTACCACTGGGCCTCCATCAAGTAGgtacccataaccctaaccctatcactgGGTCTCCATCAAGCAGGTACCCAAAACCCTACCACTGGTCCTCCTGACCCTGTCACTGGACCTCCATCAGGTAGGTCCTCCTAACCCTACCACTGGGCCTCCATCAAGTAGg
The window above is part of the Salvelinus fontinalis isolate EN_2023a unplaced genomic scaffold, ASM2944872v1 scaffold_0236, whole genome shotgun sequence genome. Proteins encoded here:
- the LOC129844829 gene encoding phosphatidylserine synthase 1-like isoform X1, which codes for MASGYGYESRTIGKDDVNYRMHFRMINEQQVEDITLDFFYKPHTITLLTCTVLSLMYFAFTRDESNEDANLWVGLILVISFFLVISVLAFPNGPFTRPHPAIWRIVFGLSVLYFLFLVFIIFLNWEQVKNVMYWLDPNLRYATREADIMEYAVNCHVITWERILSHFDIFAFSHFWGWGMKALLIRSYGLCWTISITWELTELFFMHLLPNFAECWWDQLILDILLCNGGGIWMGMTVCRFLEMRTYHWASIKDIHTTTGKIKRAALQFTPASWTYVRWFDPKSSLQRVTGVYLFMIIWQLTELNTFFLKHIFVFPACHALSWCRILFIGIITAPTVRQYYAYLTDTQCKRVGTQCWVFGAIAFLEALACIKFGMELFSKTQVLYVLVWLVCVALITFLCLYGMVWYAEIYGPKEKSYSECEDSNYNEDFVSEQGKGELHSEVEAPPTRQRGRSSGKNKSTNGLGKK